In Phreatobacter stygius, a genomic segment contains:
- a CDS encoding TRAP transporter substrate-binding protein — protein MERRTFIKTASVAAATTAIAAPALAQAMPEVKWRMTSSFPKSLDTIFGAAEVFAKAVADMTDNKFQVQVFAAGEIVPGLQAMQAVRDGTVEVCHTASYYYVGIDPTFCFGTALPFGLNSRMQNAWQFQNGGMELMNEFYGKHNIHAIPCGNTGCQMGGWFRKEIRTLADLNGLKMRIGGFAGRAMQKLGVVPQQVAGGDIYPALEKGTIDAAEWVGPYDDQKLGFNKVAPYYYYPGWWEGGAMLHNFINTAKWNALPKTYQAIVLNASHHAHNWMQARYDAQNPTALRQLVAAGTQLRPFSLEVLEGCLKAANEVNVETAATNADFKKVLDNTIAFRGEQYLWWQVAEYTFDTFMVRARARG, from the coding sequence ATGGAGCGCCGGACATTCATCAAGACTGCCTCGGTGGCAGCCGCGACCACTGCGATCGCCGCGCCGGCGCTCGCCCAGGCGATGCCCGAGGTGAAGTGGCGCATGACCTCGAGCTTTCCGAAATCGCTCGACACCATTTTCGGCGCGGCGGAAGTCTTCGCCAAGGCGGTCGCCGACATGACCGACAACAAGTTCCAGGTGCAGGTCTTCGCGGCCGGTGAAATCGTGCCCGGCCTGCAGGCCATGCAGGCGGTGCGCGACGGCACGGTCGAGGTCTGCCACACCGCCTCTTATTATTACGTCGGCATCGACCCGACCTTCTGCTTCGGCACCGCGCTGCCCTTCGGGCTCAACTCGCGCATGCAGAACGCCTGGCAGTTCCAGAACGGCGGCATGGAACTGATGAACGAGTTCTATGGCAAACATAACATCCACGCCATTCCCTGCGGCAATACCGGCTGTCAGATGGGCGGCTGGTTCCGCAAGGAGATCCGCACGCTGGCCGACCTGAACGGCCTGAAGATGCGCATCGGCGGCTTTGCCGGCCGGGCCATGCAGAAGCTCGGCGTGGTGCCGCAACAGGTGGCCGGCGGCGATATCTATCCGGCGCTCGAAAAGGGCACGATCGACGCGGCCGAATGGGTCGGCCCCTATGACGACCAGAAGCTCGGCTTCAACAAGGTGGCGCCCTATTATTATTACCCCGGCTGGTGGGAGGGTGGCGCGATGCTCCACAATTTCATCAACACGGCGAAGTGGAACGCCTTGCCGAAGACCTATCAGGCGATCGTGCTCAACGCCTCGCACCATGCCCATAACTGGATGCAGGCGCGTTACGACGCCCAGAACCCGACGGCGCTGCGCCAGCTGGTGGCGGCCGGAACCCAGCTCAGGCCATTCTCGCTCGAAGTGCTCGAGGGCTGCCTGAAGGCGGCCAACGAGGTCAATGTCGAGACCGCGGCGACCAATGCCGACTTCAAGAAGGTGCTGGATAACACCATCGCCTTCCGCGGCGAGCAATATCTGTGGTGGCAGGTGGCCGAATATACCTTCGACACCTTCATGGTCCGGGCCCGCGCGCGCGGCTGA
- a CDS encoding TRAP transporter large permease — MFSHGIMPPLMFGGMICFMLIGFPVAFSLAAVGLFFGGIGILTGHFEPGFLQALPLRFHGIISNDLLLAIPFFTFMGAILERCGLAEDLLEGTGKLFGSLPGGLAYAVIVVGAILGAITGTVAASVIAMGVISLPIMQRYGYDMKLATGVIAASGTITQLIPPSLVLVVLADQLGRSVGDMYLGAIGPSMLQVGIFLVYVIVLSIFRPNLMPPLPPEARGEVGWELISKVLWGMVPSIVLIFLVLGTIFMGLATPTEAGAMGAVGALVLAALHGRLTWPLVDQGMKSTMRITSMVVFILIGSTVFSLVFQGMDGSRWIEHMLISLPGGQTGFLIFVNIFVFFLAFFLDFFEIAFIVVPLLAPVAAKLGIDLIWFGVLLCVNMQTSFMHPPFGFALFYLRGIAPPSIKSNDIYLGALPWVVLQLLLVAIVIWWPGSVTYWLDKGPKMDPSKVEIRIDMPNLPGGGGLPGFEPPPGLAPPPGLTPPPRN; from the coding sequence ATGTTCTCGCACGGCATCATGCCCCCGCTCATGTTCGGCGGAATGATCTGTTTCATGCTGATCGGCTTCCCGGTCGCCTTCTCGCTGGCCGCGGTCGGCCTGTTCTTCGGCGGCATCGGCATTCTCACCGGCCATTTCGAGCCGGGCTTCCTGCAGGCCCTGCCGCTGCGCTTTCACGGCATCATCTCCAACGATCTCCTGCTGGCGATTCCGTTCTTCACCTTCATGGGTGCGATCCTGGAGCGCTGCGGCCTGGCCGAAGACCTGCTGGAGGGCACCGGCAAGCTGTTCGGCTCGCTGCCGGGGGGCCTCGCCTATGCGGTCATCGTGGTCGGCGCCATTCTCGGCGCCATCACCGGCACGGTGGCGGCCTCGGTCATCGCGATGGGCGTCATCTCGCTGCCGATCATGCAGCGCTACGGCTACGACATGAAGCTTGCCACCGGCGTGATCGCGGCCTCGGGCACGATCACCCAGCTGATCCCGCCGTCGCTGGTCCTGGTGGTGCTCGCCGACCAGCTCGGCCGCTCGGTCGGCGACATGTATCTCGGTGCCATCGGCCCGTCGATGCTGCAGGTCGGCATCTTCCTGGTCTATGTCATCGTCCTGTCGATCTTCAGGCCGAACCTGATGCCGCCGCTGCCGCCGGAAGCGCGTGGCGAGGTCGGCTGGGAACTGATCTCCAAGGTGCTGTGGGGCATGGTGCCCTCCATCGTGCTGATCTTCCTGGTGCTCGGCACCATCTTCATGGGTCTCGCGACGCCGACCGAAGCCGGCGCCATGGGCGCGGTCGGTGCGCTGGTGCTCGCCGCCCTGCATGGGCGCCTGACCTGGCCGCTGGTCGATCAGGGCATGAAATCGACCATGCGGATCACCTCCATGGTGGTGTTCATCCTGATCGGTTCGACCGTGTTCAGCCTGGTCTTCCAGGGCATGGACGGTTCGCGCTGGATCGAGCACATGCTGATCAGCCTGCCCGGCGGCCAGACCGGCTTCCTAATCTTCGTCAATATTTTCGTGTTCTTCCTGGCGTTCTTCCTCGATTTCTTCGAGATCGCCTTCATCGTGGTGCCGCTGCTGGCGCCGGTGGCCGCCAAGCTCGGCATCGATCTGATCTGGTTCGGCGTGCTGCTCTGCGTCAACATGCAGACCAGCTTCATGCACCCGCCCTTCGGCTTCGCGCTGTTCTATCTGCGCGGCATCGCGCCGCCCTCGATCAAGTCGAACGACATCTATCTCGGCGCCCTGCCCTGGGTCGTGTTGCAACTGCTGCTGGTGGCGATCGTCATCTGGTGGCCGGGATCGGTGACCTATTGGCTCGACAAGGGGCCGAAGATGGACCCGTCCAAGGTCGAAATCCGCATCGACATGCCAAATCTGCCAGGTGGCGGTGGCCTGCCGGGCTTCGAGCCGCCGCCGGGCCTCGCCCCGCCGCCGGGCCTGACGCCGCCGCCACGCAACTGA
- a CDS encoding type VI secretion system-associated protein TagO produces MDVSCVFVSILVKARQMSRIRARVRHAQPLIEPEHCCTILRLTCRRCASKVWPMNILRHITIQCAALALLAGPALPQGDALANVKRCASILQDVERLRCFDAAARSLEATGTSPGTGSGTSNSGASSSGTWDVQAGRPQPDGTIPVMAIQRPTGQSGDESIVLRVGCADGRTVLSVSRDPVIARSASTLVTLHVNDRLVLSDLWVSSTNYQSAAMPGDVADFLRSLPDAGRLSVRLEGSRGFRFEGTFELQGIDLVRRRVAQACRW; encoded by the coding sequence ATGGACGTGTCATGCGTATTTGTATCCATCCTGGTCAAGGCGCGCCAGATGTCTCGCATCAGGGCGCGGGTCCGGCATGCACAGCCTTTGATCGAGCCCGAGCACTGCTGCACTATCCTACGATTGACCTGCCGACGATGCGCCAGCAAGGTCTGGCCAATGAATATCCTTCGCCATATCACGATCCAATGTGCTGCGCTTGCCCTGCTGGCCGGGCCAGCCCTGCCTCAAGGCGACGCACTGGCCAACGTCAAACGGTGCGCGTCGATTCTCCAGGATGTGGAACGCCTACGCTGTTTCGACGCGGCGGCGCGGTCGCTGGAGGCAACCGGAACATCACCCGGTACCGGCAGCGGGACGTCCAATAGCGGGGCGTCCAGTAGCGGAACCTGGGATGTTCAGGCCGGCCGGCCGCAGCCCGACGGGACGATCCCGGTCATGGCCATCCAGCGCCCGACCGGCCAGTCCGGCGACGAGAGCATCGTGCTTCGGGTCGGCTGCGCCGATGGACGGACCGTCCTGTCGGTGTCGCGAGATCCCGTTATTGCACGCAGTGCCTCCACCCTGGTCACGCTTCACGTCAATGATCGTCTCGTGCTCAGCGATCTCTGGGTCTCGTCGACCAACTATCAATCCGCGGCCATGCCGGGCGATGTCGCCGACTTTCTGCGCTCGCTTCCCGACGCGGGACGGCTATCGGTCCGTCTCGAGGGATCACGTGGCTTTCGCTTCGAGGGAACCTTCGAACTGCAGGGCATCGATCTGGTCCGCCGCCGCGTGGCGCAGGCCTGTCGCTGGTAG
- the nhaA gene encoding Na+/H+ antiporter NhaA, producing the protein MTRPSSASPHRPISALRAFIASEASGGIVLMVAAAVAMVMANSAAAPIYFAVLKTYIGPLSVLHWINDGLMALFFLLVGLEIKREFVDGQLSTWPRRVLPGIAAAGGMVAPAVIYLALNVGTPPTLRGWAIPTATDIAFALGVLALIGSRVPVSLKIFLTALAIIDDLGAIAIIAAFYTADLSLAWFAAALAVLVVLAGLNRMGVERLPVYLVLGAALWFFLLKSGIHATLAGVALALTIPLRTSPGRPDDPHSPLHILEHALHPWVAYLIVPVFGFANAGVSLSGINVAALVAPVPLGIAAGLFLGKQIGVFLTTWIAVKLDWADCPENASWPQVYGVSLLCGIGFTMSLFIGLLAFPTSELLQNEVKIGVLMGSLLSALVGTLVLLVAKPAPPPAKAA; encoded by the coding sequence ATGACACGTCCATCCAGCGCTTCACCGCACCGCCCGATATCCGCCCTGCGCGCTTTTATCGCAAGCGAGGCCAGCGGCGGCATCGTCCTGATGGTGGCCGCGGCGGTTGCCATGGTGATGGCGAACTCGGCCGCGGCGCCAATCTATTTCGCCGTGCTGAAGACCTATATCGGCCCGCTCAGCGTGCTGCATTGGATCAATGATGGGCTGATGGCCCTGTTCTTTCTCCTGGTCGGCCTGGAGATCAAGCGGGAATTTGTCGACGGACAGCTCTCGACCTGGCCGCGGCGCGTGCTGCCGGGCATCGCCGCCGCCGGCGGCATGGTCGCACCCGCTGTCATCTATCTGGCGCTCAATGTCGGAACGCCCCCGACGCTGCGCGGCTGGGCCATTCCAACCGCCACCGACATTGCCTTCGCACTGGGCGTCCTGGCGCTCATCGGTTCGCGGGTCCCGGTGTCGTTGAAGATCTTCCTGACGGCGCTTGCCATCATCGACGATCTCGGCGCGATCGCGATCATCGCCGCTTTCTACACAGCCGATCTCTCGCTTGCCTGGTTCGCGGCCGCGCTCGCCGTCCTGGTGGTGCTCGCCGGTCTCAACCGCATGGGGGTCGAGAGACTGCCGGTCTATCTCGTCCTCGGCGCGGCTCTCTGGTTCTTCCTGCTGAAATCGGGGATCCATGCGACCCTCGCGGGTGTCGCGCTGGCGCTGACCATTCCCCTGCGCACCTCGCCGGGCAGGCCCGACGACCCGCATTCGCCGCTGCATATTCTTGAACATGCGCTCCACCCCTGGGTCGCCTACCTGATCGTGCCGGTCTTCGGCTTCGCCAATGCCGGCGTCTCGCTGTCCGGCATCAATGTCGCGGCGCTGGTCGCTCCGGTTCCGCTGGGCATTGCCGCCGGCCTGTTCCTCGGCAAGCAGATCGGCGTATTCCTGACCACCTGGATCGCGGTGAAGCTCGACTGGGCGGATTGCCCGGAAAACGCCTCCTGGCCGCAGGTCTATGGCGTCTCGCTGCTTTGCGGCATCGGTTTCACCATGAGCCTGTTCATCGGGCTCCTGGCTTTCCCGACCTCGGAACTCCTTCAGAACGAGGTCAAGATCGGCGTGCTGATGGGCTCGCTGCTGTCGGCTCTGGTCGGCACGCTGGTGCTGCTGGTGGCCAAACCCGCGCCGCCGCCCGCCAAAGCGGCGTGA
- a CDS encoding TRAP transporter substrate-binding protein, with the protein MQRRTFVTSAGAGLVAAAVASPAVAQSMPEIRWRLTSSFPKSLDTLFGVSEVFAKRLAEITDNRFIIQPFAAGEIVPGLQALDAVSNGTVEACHTASYYYVGKDPTFTFGTALPFGMNPRQQNAWFIEGGGTDLLNEFYKSYNVTAISCGNTGTQMGGWFRKEIRTVEDLRGLKFRVGGFAGRILTRLGVVPQQIAGGDIYPALEKGTIDAAEWVGPHDDEKLGFAKVAPYYYYPGWWEGGAQVQTFANIAKWETLPKHYKAAYEAAAYQAGTWMQARYDASNPAALRRLVAQGTQLRPFTLEVMEACYKQAHELYAEVAAQNPWFKRVLDHTLAFRNEEYLWFQVAEYSFDSFMIRMRARSN; encoded by the coding sequence ATGCAACGCCGAACTTTCGTCACATCCGCGGGCGCCGGCCTGGTCGCCGCGGCGGTCGCTTCGCCCGCCGTCGCCCAATCCATGCCCGAGATCCGCTGGCGCCTGACCTCGAGCTTTCCGAAATCGCTCGACACGCTGTTCGGCGTCTCCGAGGTGTTCGCCAAGCGGCTCGCCGAGATCACCGACAACCGCTTCATCATCCAGCCCTTCGCCGCCGGCGAAATCGTGCCGGGCCTGCAGGCGCTGGACGCGGTGTCGAACGGCACGGTCGAGGCCTGCCACACGGCGTCCTATTATTACGTCGGCAAGGACCCGACCTTCACCTTCGGCACGGCCTTGCCGTTCGGCATGAACCCACGCCAGCAGAATGCCTGGTTCATCGAGGGCGGGGGCACCGACCTGCTCAACGAATTCTACAAGTCCTACAACGTCACCGCGATCTCCTGTGGCAATACCGGCACCCAGATGGGTGGCTGGTTCCGCAAGGAGATCCGGACCGTGGAGGATCTGCGCGGCCTGAAATTCCGCGTCGGCGGCTTTGCCGGGCGGATCCTCACCCGGCTCGGCGTGGTGCCGCAGCAGATTGCCGGCGGCGACATCTATCCGGCGCTCGAAAAAGGCACGATCGATGCCGCCGAGTGGGTGGGCCCGCATGACGATGAGAAGCTCGGCTTCGCCAAGGTCGCGCCCTATTATTATTACCCCGGCTGGTGGGAAGGCGGCGCACAGGTTCAGACCTTCGCCAATATCGCCAAATGGGAAACCCTGCCGAAACACTACAAGGCAGCCTATGAGGCGGCGGCCTATCAGGCCGGCACCTGGATGCAGGCGCGCTACGATGCCTCGAACCCGGCGGCGCTGCGCCGGCTGGTCGCGCAGGGCACCCAGCTCCGCCCGTTCACGCTGGAGGTCATGGAGGCCTGCTACAAGCAGGCCCATGAACTCTATGCCGAAGTGGCAGCCCAAAACCCCTGGTTCAAGCGGGTGCTGGACCACACCCTGGCCTTCCGCAACGAAGAATATCTGTGGTTCCAAGTGGCCGAATATAGCTTCGACAGCTTCATGATCCGGATGCGCGCACGCTCCAACTGA
- a CDS encoding patatin-like phospholipase family protein, producing the protein MALSLSHLLRPLALVLALGLAAGCATRERLPAVPPAETRSATFLELTDARFYLWGDPTPLATAWFAAERRRNALGLSGGTMHLLAISGGGDNGAFGSGVLYGWTERGTRPEFRLVTGVSTGSLIAPFAFLGSRYDEQLKAVYTTVMRDNIAVLLPIASILTGDSVASSEPLARLIATYVTPEMIAEIASEYRKGRMLLIGTTDLDLAQPVAWNIGAIAASSHPGRVQAIRDILLASASIPGAFPPVMMDVVAGGRRRQELHVDGGATNQVFLYPASVPRREAPAHLRSGRVVAWIIRNGRTQEAPSETPRGLVQITARSISTMIAANGMGDIYRMYLLTKRDNIDFNLAYISSRFTVPYDKPFDPAYMNALFEFGRNESRNGAAWLKRPPGYAP; encoded by the coding sequence ATGGCGTTGTCACTTTCGCATCTGTTGCGTCCGCTCGCCCTGGTGCTTGCCCTCGGGCTTGCCGCCGGTTGCGCCACCCGCGAGCGGCTGCCGGCCGTGCCGCCGGCCGAGACGCGCTCGGCAACCTTCCTCGAGCTGACGGATGCCCGTTTCTATCTCTGGGGCGACCCGACACCGCTCGCCACCGCCTGGTTCGCGGCGGAGCGCCGGCGCAACGCCCTCGGCCTGTCGGGCGGCACGATGCACCTGCTGGCGATCTCGGGCGGCGGCGACAACGGCGCCTTCGGCTCGGGCGTTCTCTATGGCTGGACCGAACGCGGCACCCGGCCCGAGTTCCGCCTGGTCACCGGCGTCTCGACCGGATCGCTGATTGCCCCCTTTGCCTTTCTCGGCAGCCGCTACGACGAACAGTTGAAGGCGGTCTACACCACGGTGATGCGTGACAATATTGCCGTCCTGCTGCCGATCGCATCGATCCTGACCGGCGATTCCGTCGCCTCCAGCGAACCCCTCGCGCGGCTGATCGCGACCTATGTCACGCCCGAAATGATCGCCGAGATCGCCAGCGAATATCGCAAGGGGCGCATGCTGCTGATCGGCACAACCGATCTCGATCTGGCCCAGCCGGTCGCCTGGAACATTGGCGCCATCGCGGCCAGCAGCCATCCCGGGCGGGTCCAGGCGATCCGCGACATCCTGCTCGCCTCCGCCTCGATCCCCGGTGCCTTCCCGCCGGTCATGATGGATGTGGTCGCCGGCGGCCGCAGGCGCCAGGAGCTGCATGTCGATGGCGGCGCCACCAATCAGGTGTTCCTCTATCCCGCCAGTGTGCCGCGCCGCGAGGCGCCGGCCCATCTGCGCTCCGGCCGCGTGGTTGCCTGGATCATCCGCAACGGCCGCACGCAGGAAGCGCCGTCGGAGACGCCGCGTGGCCTGGTGCAGATCACCGCCCGATCGATCTCGACGATGATCGCCGCCAATGGCATGGGCGACATCTATCGGATGTATCTTCTGACCAAGCGGGACAATATCGACTTCAATCTCGCCTATATTTCGAGCCGCTTCACGGTGCCCTACGACAAGCCGTTCGACCCGGCCTACATGAACGCCCTGTTCGAATTCGGCCGCAACGAAAGCCGCAACGGAGCCGCCTGGCTGAAGCGGCCACCGGGCTACGCGCCCTAA
- a CDS encoding DMT family transporter: MTPLTLAASTPDANRRGIVAMLGAMAFFVTNDTLVKIVAADLPSGQLIAIRGVFATTLVVIWLFAAGHLRAIGRILSPLVLGRAISEATVAFLFITALKSMPIGDITAISLITPLVITALSVPLLAEKVGWRRGLAVVAGFIGMLFVVKPTGAGFTAGFATALALASVLFCALRDLITRFIDPTIPTLVITLSTCLAVGLFGAAAVPFQGWVSPSWQHIGLLAAASVVLVIGNFCMIQAFRGVEVSLVSPFRYSVMIWALISGIAVFGDWPDWASWAGMAIIIASGLYTLHRETTRLSRPISAAEATVRTPPS, from the coding sequence ATGACACCCCTGACGCTTGCGGCCTCCACCCCCGATGCCAACCGCCGTGGCATCGTCGCGATGCTCGGCGCCATGGCCTTCTTCGTCACCAACGATACGCTGGTGAAGATCGTCGCCGCCGATCTGCCGTCGGGCCAGCTCATCGCCATCCGCGGCGTCTTCGCCACCACGCTCGTGGTCATCTGGCTGTTCGCCGCCGGCCATCTCCGGGCCATTGGCCGCATCCTGTCGCCGCTTGTGCTCGGCCGGGCGATCAGCGAGGCAACGGTCGCCTTCCTGTTCATCACCGCGCTGAAGAGCATGCCGATCGGCGACATCACGGCGATTTCACTGATCACGCCGCTGGTGATCACTGCCCTGTCGGTGCCGCTGCTCGCCGAAAAGGTCGGCTGGCGCCGCGGCCTGGCGGTGGTGGCCGGCTTCATCGGCATGCTGTTCGTGGTCAAGCCGACCGGCGCCGGTTTCACCGCCGGCTTCGCCACGGCGCTGGCGCTCGCCAGCGTGCTGTTCTGCGCGCTCCGCGACCTGATCACCCGCTTCATCGACCCGACCATCCCGACCCTGGTGATCACGCTCTCGACCTGCCTGGCGGTCGGGCTGTTCGGCGCGGCCGCCGTCCCGTTCCAGGGCTGGGTCAGCCCGAGCTGGCAGCATATCGGTCTGCTCGCGGCCGCCTCGGTCGTGCTGGTCATCGGCAATTTCTGCATGATCCAGGCGTTCCGCGGCGTCGAGGTGTCGCTGGTCTCGCCGTTCCGCTACAGCGTGATGATCTGGGCGCTGATTTCAGGCATCGCGGTGTTCGGCGACTGGCCGGACTGGGCGAGCTGGGCCGGCATGGCGATCATCATCGCGTCCGGCCTCTATACCTTGCACCGCGAGACCACCCGCCTCAGCCGGCCGATCAGCGCCGCCGAGGCTACCGTGCGCACGCCGCCGTCCTGA
- a CDS encoding TRAP transporter small permease subunit — translation MNGLLALSRGIDAVNEKVGRIADWCVLLACLISAGNAIFRYLFSLSSNSLLEIQWYLFGVIVLLGASYTYKMNEHVRVDLVYGSLSDRGRLWVDTIGIIVFLLPATIFLTYLAWPFFLISYRQHEWSQNAGGLLVWPIKFVLPLGFALLTAQGISELIKRVAALSGAIAIDTKYEKPLQ, via the coding sequence ATGAACGGACTTCTGGCCCTGAGCCGCGGCATCGACGCGGTGAACGAGAAGGTCGGCCGCATCGCTGACTGGTGTGTGCTGCTCGCCTGCCTGATCAGCGCCGGCAATGCGATATTCCGCTATCTCTTCAGTCTGTCATCGAACTCGCTGCTGGAGATCCAGTGGTACCTGTTCGGGGTCATCGTGCTGCTCGGCGCCTCCTACACATACAAGATGAACGAACATGTCCGGGTCGACCTGGTCTATGGCTCGCTGTCCGATCGGGGCCGGCTGTGGGTCGACACCATCGGCATCATCGTCTTCCTGCTGCCGGCCACCATCTTCCTGACCTATCTCGCCTGGCCGTTCTTCCTGATCTCCTACCGCCAGCACGAATGGTCGCAGAATGCCGGCGGGCTTCTGGTCTGGCCGATCAAGTTCGTGCTGCCGCTCGGTTTCGCATTGCTGACGGCGCAGGGCATTTCCGAACTGATCAAGCGTGTCGCCGCTCTCTCCGGCGCCATCGCGATCGACACCAAATACGAAAAACCGCTGCAGTAA